One Punica granatum isolate Tunisia-2019 chromosome 3, ASM765513v2, whole genome shotgun sequence genomic window carries:
- the LOC116200520 gene encoding uncharacterized protein LOC116200520: protein MRGLVHGVNGGLLAMVAIIMGVGTMVTDRMSVMNASLSSFVGGALAPAIRELLKAYSNRVTMMALREIHLPRDKEEMVDLSGARRPPTPATDGLPRPWLVGTLLGICFAIGAICLLLSTHLI, encoded by the coding sequence ATGCGAGGGCTAGTTCATGGCGTAAATGGAGGATTACTGGCCATGGTGGCTATTATCATGGGCGTCGGCACCATGGTCACCGATCGGATGTCGGTCATGAATGCCAGCTTATCAAGCTTCGTCGGAGGAGCTCTGGCGCCGGCTATCAGGGAACTCCTGAAGGCCTACTCGAATAGAGTCACAATGATGGCTCTACGCGAGATCCACCTGCCTAGAGACAAGGAAGAGATGGTCGATCTCAGTGGAGCTCGACGGCCTCCGACTCCAGCAACCGACGGGTTGCCACGCCCTTGGCTAGTAGGAACTCTGCTGGGTATATGCTTTGCTATCGGAGCCATCTGCCTATTGTTATCGACGCATCTGATTTGA